A genomic segment from uncultured Marinifilum sp. encodes:
- a CDS encoding nucleoside-diphosphate kinase yields MRSDRTFTMIKPDAVAAGNIGAILAKINEAGFRIAAMKYTQITKEQAKQFYEVHKDRPFYNDLTDFMSSGPIVAAILEKENAVADFRKLIGATNPAEAEKGTIRKEFAESMSRNAVHGSDSDENACIEGAFYFSSTEII; encoded by the coding sequence ATGAGAAGCGACAGAACTTTCACAATGATTAAGCCCGATGCAGTTGCGGCAGGAAATATTGGAGCAATTTTAGCCAAAATTAACGAAGCAGGTTTCCGAATTGCTGCCATGAAATACACACAAATAACAAAAGAACAAGCAAAACAATTTTACGAAGTTCATAAAGATCGTCCTTTTTACAACGACTTAACTGATTTTATGAGCTCTGGCCCAATTGTAGCTGCTATTTTAGAAAAAGAAAATGCTGTTGCAGATTTTCGAAAATTAATAGGAGCAACTAATCCGGCCGAAGCAGAAAAAGGCACTATTCGTAAAGAATTTGCAGAATCGATGTCGAGAAATGCTGTACATGGTTCTGATAGTGACGAGAACGCCTGTATTGAAGGAGCATTTTATTTCTCTTCCACCGAGATTATTTAA
- a CDS encoding DUF721 domain-containing protein has product MRRSKTQKIDALVRQVLKESNLDGRLKEYEMVNSWEKVIGKTVANATTDIYIRNRKLFVKVRSSVIRNELMMIREGLIKALNREVQANIIDDIIVR; this is encoded by the coding sequence ATGAGAAGAAGTAAAACTCAAAAAATAGATGCACTTGTTCGTCAGGTGTTGAAAGAAAGTAATTTAGATGGTAGGTTGAAGGAGTATGAGATGGTAAATTCTTGGGAGAAAGTTATTGGAAAAACTGTAGCCAATGCAACTACCGATATTTATATTCGCAACCGAAAATTATTTGTGAAAGTGCGTTCTTCGGTTATTCGCAATGAGTTAATGATGATTAGAGAAGGACTAATAAAAGCTTTAAACAGAGAAGTGCAAGCTAATATTATTGATGATATTATTGTGAGGTAA
- a CDS encoding DNA replication/repair protein RecF codes for MYLEKLSLINYKNIPELEICFSPKINCFIGNNGVGKTNLLDAVYYLSFCKSYFSSSDQLNINHDAQFMVLEGNYKRKELEEVIYCGVKRGQKKNFKRNKKEYKKLSEHIGLLPIVMVSPADGRLITDGSEERRKYMDSVISQYDRKYLDDLIRYNRVIQQRNKLLKDFASGTKYDEDTLSIWDEQLVILGSEIYKKRKDYLHKLMPVFQEYYNIISQGNENVSLEYKSQLHEHSMRDLLDNARWKDQVMQYTTVGVHKDDLMLNLGEYPIKKMGSQGQKKSYLIALKLAQFEFIKQIAGFNPILLLDDIFDKLDSIRVEQIVRLVSEERFGQIFISDTNRDHLDEILSGSALEYQLFVINNGSIVNS; via the coding sequence ATGTATCTGGAAAAGTTATCTCTAATTAATTATAAAAATATTCCTGAACTCGAAATCTGTTTCTCTCCTAAAATCAATTGTTTTATTGGAAATAATGGGGTTGGAAAAACAAATTTACTTGATGCAGTTTATTACCTTAGTTTTTGTAAAAGCTACTTTTCCTCAAGCGATCAGTTGAATATAAATCATGATGCACAATTTATGGTGTTGGAAGGTAATTATAAGCGAAAAGAGCTGGAGGAAGTAATTTATTGTGGTGTAAAAAGAGGTCAGAAGAAAAATTTTAAGCGTAATAAAAAGGAATATAAGAAATTATCGGAGCATATTGGTTTGTTACCTATTGTTATGGTTTCGCCTGCCGATGGAAGGTTAATAACCGATGGAAGCGAGGAGAGACGCAAGTATATGGATAGCGTTATTTCGCAGTACGATAGAAAATATTTAGACGATTTAATTCGTTACAACCGTGTAATTCAACAACGAAATAAACTGCTGAAAGACTTTGCTTCAGGAACAAAATACGATGAAGATACCTTAAGTATATGGGATGAACAGTTGGTGATTCTTGGATCGGAGATTTATAAAAAAAGAAAAGACTATTTGCATAAATTGATGCCTGTTTTTCAGGAGTACTATAATATAATCTCGCAAGGAAACGAAAATGTAAGTCTGGAATATAAATCTCAGCTTCATGAGCATTCCATGCGCGACTTGTTGGACAATGCCCGATGGAAAGATCAGGTTATGCAATACACAACTGTTGGTGTTCATAAAGATGATTTAATGCTGAATCTGGGAGAATATCCGATAAAAAAAATGGGATCGCAGGGACAGAAAAAATCTTATTTAATAGCATTAAAATTAGCACAATTTGAATTTATCAAGCAAATTGCCGGTTTTAACCCTATCTTGCTGCTCGACGATATTTTCGATAAGCTTGATTCTATTCGGGTAGAGCAGATTGTTCGACTGGTTTCGGAAGAACGGTTTGGGCAAATTTTTATTTCAGATACCAATCGCGATCATCTCGATGAAATTCTTTCAGGTTCTGCCTTGGAATATCAGCTGTTTGTGATTAATAATGGCAGCATCGTAAATTCATAG
- a CDS encoding tetratricopeptide repeat protein produces MSKHKNDQVTEDNFENLEEALSKTEQYIEKNQKKLTSIAFAVIVVAVAIFAYQKYYRTPLEQKAQNQLFQAQRYFEQDSFKLALNGDENYPGFIDIVDEFGSTTAGNLSQYYAGISYLRIGEFQNAIDHLNSFSSDDFILSALAKSAIGDSYMELGESKKAASNYMDASSLNSNDFTTPIYLQKAGLAYEMTGDYKKALTAYEKIEKDFAKSAEARDVEKYITRAKAMIK; encoded by the coding sequence ATGTCAAAGCATAAAAACGATCAGGTAACTGAAGATAATTTTGAAAATTTAGAAGAAGCGTTAAGTAAGACTGAACAATATATAGAAAAAAATCAGAAAAAATTAACAAGTATTGCTTTCGCCGTAATTGTGGTTGCTGTAGCTATTTTTGCTTATCAAAAATATTATAGAACACCTCTTGAACAAAAAGCTCAAAATCAATTATTTCAGGCTCAAAGATATTTCGAGCAAGATTCATTTAAATTAGCTTTAAATGGTGATGAAAATTATCCTGGATTTATTGATATTGTTGATGAGTTTGGTTCAACTACTGCAGGTAATTTATCGCAATATTATGCTGGAATTTCTTACTTAAGAATAGGCGAATTTCAAAATGCAATAGATCATTTAAATTCTTTTAGTTCCGATGATTTTATCTTAAGCGCTCTTGCAAAATCTGCAATAGGTGATTCTTATATGGAATTAGGAGAAAGTAAAAAAGCTGCTTCAAACTATATGGATGCAAGCTCTTTAAATTCAAATGATTTTACAACTCCTATTTACCTGCAAAAGGCCGGCTTAGCATACGAAATGACAGGAGATTATAAAAAAGCATTAACTGCTTACGAAAAAATCGAAAAAGATTTTGCTAAATCAGCTGAAGCCCGTGATGTTGAAAAATACATTACTCGCGCTAAAGCAATGATAAAATAA